A window of Ignicoccus hospitalis KIN4/I contains these coding sequences:
- a CDS encoding TIGR00304 family membrane protein: MEEALNPSALGFGLIILGVFLIFIGLLMMIVLRGGEVEWGGGAIIFIGPFPIAIGGGKLGWFALLIAALLALAMIILLFTTTYWGKPAGKGG; this comes from the coding sequence TTGGAAGAGGCTCTTAATCCGAGCGCATTGGGCTTCGGGCTCATAATCTTAGGCGTGTTTTTGATTTTTATCGGGTTACTAATGATGATAGTCTTGAGGGGCGGCGAGGTGGAGTGGGGAGGTGGGGCGATAATCTTCATCGGCCCGTTCCCCATAGCTATAGGCGGCGGCAAGCTGGGCTGGTTCGCGCTCCTAATAGCCGCCTTGCTGGCCTTAGCAATGATAATACTACTGTTTACGACTACGTATTGGGGCAAGCCCGCTGGGAAGGGAGGCTAG
- a CDS encoding class I SAM-dependent methyltransferase: MKHYFKGGAGGRPEVVGAWIRGAPLKFIVPRGLFSSSKVDLGTALLAEFMEIPKEGKVLDVGCGYGVLGILMAKLNPNLEVYMVDVNPVAVDAAKRNAELNGVRVTVLQGNLYEPTDLLGIKDFSTIVSNPPLAAGKEVVKEIIEGAPARLKSGGSLQLVMAQGGDWAKGVMEEYFKEVEVKRKKGYALLRGYV, translated from the coding sequence GTGAAGCACTACTTCAAGGGAGGGGCCGGCGGGCGGCCGGAAGTGGTCGGGGCTTGGATAAGGGGAGCCCCCCTGAAGTTCATAGTTCCGAGGGGGTTGTTCTCGAGCTCTAAGGTGGACCTAGGTACGGCGCTCTTGGCGGAATTTATGGAAATTCCTAAGGAGGGCAAGGTATTGGACGTAGGCTGCGGTTACGGAGTGTTAGGCATATTGATGGCGAAACTGAACCCCAACTTAGAAGTTTACATGGTTGACGTGAACCCTGTGGCGGTCGACGCCGCTAAGAGGAACGCCGAGCTGAACGGGGTGAGGGTAACCGTTTTACAAGGGAACTTGTACGAGCCCACAGACTTGTTGGGTATAAAGGACTTCTCAACAATTGTCAGCAACCCTCCGTTGGCGGCCGGGAAGGAGGTGGTGAAGGAAATAATAGAAGGCGCGCCCGCGAGGCTGAAGAGCGGGGGCTCGCTTCAGCTAGTGATGGCCCAAGGCGGTGACTGGGCGAAGGGCGTAATGGAGGAATACTTCAAGGAGGTGGAGGTTAAGAGGAAGAAGGGTTACGCGCTCCTTCGCGGGTACGTCTAA
- a CDS encoding ATP-binding cassette domain-containing protein — METLVFKGVWKVYSNKVVLKDFNLIVFEGEVVRLEGPNGSGKTTVLKLASGIERPTRGEVYVAGSRPWSPSGKRAFGVVMHGNMTYPELTVRENIEFFVKLYKADKDYAFELANKIGLDDKLDQRASELSFGWRKRLEMVRALLHKPKLLLLDEPFVGLDKRGLEDIMTILKSVNEEGVSIVYTAPTGVPYSVRPDERVVSLA; from the coding sequence TTGGAGACGCTCGTCTTCAAGGGAGTGTGGAAGGTCTACAGTAATAAGGTAGTACTAAAGGATTTCAACTTAATCGTCTTCGAAGGGGAGGTTGTGAGGCTAGAGGGTCCCAACGGCTCCGGCAAGACGACGGTCTTGAAGTTGGCCTCCGGAATAGAGCGCCCCACGCGCGGCGAGGTCTACGTGGCGGGCTCGAGGCCTTGGTCCCCCTCCGGCAAGAGGGCGTTCGGCGTAGTGATGCACGGGAACATGACCTATCCCGAGCTCACCGTACGAGAGAACATAGAGTTCTTCGTGAAGCTTTATAAAGCCGACAAGGATTACGCTTTCGAGTTAGCCAATAAGATAGGCCTCGACGACAAGTTAGATCAGAGGGCCTCGGAGCTGAGCTTCGGGTGGAGGAAGAGGCTAGAGATGGTTAGGGCCTTGTTACACAAGCCGAAGCTCCTCTTGTTGGACGAACCGTTCGTCGGCCTTGACAAAAGGGGGTTAGAGGATATAATGACAATACTCAAGTCGGTCAATGAAGAAGGCGTAAGCATAGTCTATACTGCGCCGACGGGCGTGCCCTACTCGGTCAGGCCCGACGAGAGGGTAGTCTCCTTAGCGTAA
- the glp gene encoding gephyrin-like molybdotransferase Glp → MKKERKVFKELLPPDEAMRRLEERVPPTPPEAEEVPIEEALGFYLAEDVKSPINLPPYPRSAADGYAVRARSTWGASEDEPVELRVVGEVRVGEAPGFELKEGEAAEVDTGSALPPGADAVVMIEYVKEVGDKILVYKSVVPGENVLWPATDVYSGQPLWKRGTRVDSRVIASLASVGIRKVRVWRPKVYLISTGSELVEPGKPLETGKIYDVNTYSLQARLREEGFVPIVHGVVPDDKEEIKKAILEGVEKADVVVTTGSTSAGPADFVYRAVGEVGEVLVHGLAFKPGKPVMLGVVKGKPVFGLAGHPDSAYFNLERLVIPYLRKMVKADERSQSSTKAVAATSFVGAKGRRTHVPVSLLTDGSRWFAFPASHSDHAMVSYSKADGYIVIPETRRAPVEPGEEVEVWLFKDPSYKGAIVGDTDVAVDAVVERLDYPPKMLPLGSYSGAYASKMSLRSVWISPEAVGKEVEVEVVAVGRGERVGVPHKSSFLYPFFSKFLEVEGISREELQKRFVRVTMPTPQALASAVASGEVDAAITTRNAAEALGLDWRPLSKAKLYIGWTEDHAELGREVLNEFLRRGG, encoded by the coding sequence TTGAAGAAGGAGAGGAAGGTGTTCAAAGAGCTCTTGCCTCCGGACGAGGCTATGAGGAGGTTAGAGGAAAGGGTCCCCCCTACCCCTCCGGAGGCGGAAGAGGTACCTATAGAAGAGGCCTTGGGCTTCTACCTCGCGGAAGACGTGAAGTCCCCAATAAACTTACCTCCCTACCCCCGCTCGGCTGCCGACGGGTACGCGGTTAGGGCCCGCTCCACTTGGGGCGCTTCAGAGGACGAGCCCGTGGAGCTGAGGGTTGTGGGAGAGGTGAGGGTCGGCGAGGCGCCGGGCTTTGAGCTGAAGGAGGGCGAGGCGGCCGAGGTCGACACGGGCTCGGCCCTCCCCCCGGGCGCCGACGCGGTAGTCATGATAGAGTACGTGAAGGAGGTCGGGGACAAGATATTGGTTTACAAGTCCGTAGTCCCCGGCGAGAACGTCCTCTGGCCCGCCACCGACGTCTACTCCGGGCAGCCCCTCTGGAAGAGGGGCACCAGGGTGGACTCCAGAGTAATAGCCTCCTTGGCCTCCGTGGGCATAAGGAAGGTGAGGGTCTGGAGGCCTAAGGTTTATCTAATATCCACGGGCTCCGAGCTCGTGGAGCCCGGTAAGCCCTTAGAGACTGGTAAAATATACGACGTCAACACTTACTCCTTGCAAGCGCGCTTACGGGAAGAGGGCTTTGTCCCAATAGTCCACGGCGTGGTGCCGGACGACAAGGAGGAGATAAAGAAGGCCATCTTAGAGGGCGTCGAGAAGGCCGACGTAGTGGTTACTACGGGCTCCACCTCCGCCGGCCCTGCGGACTTCGTGTACCGCGCGGTAGGCGAGGTAGGGGAGGTGCTAGTCCACGGCTTGGCCTTCAAGCCCGGCAAGCCCGTCATGCTGGGCGTAGTGAAGGGCAAACCGGTCTTCGGCCTGGCCGGCCACCCCGACTCCGCATACTTCAACTTGGAACGCTTGGTAATACCATATTTGAGGAAAATGGTTAAGGCCGACGAGAGGTCCCAGAGCTCTACGAAAGCCGTAGCGGCGACCAGCTTCGTGGGGGCTAAGGGGAGGAGGACCCACGTCCCCGTGAGCTTGTTGACGGACGGCTCGAGGTGGTTCGCCTTCCCGGCGTCCCACTCGGACCACGCGATGGTCAGCTACTCCAAGGCGGACGGCTACATAGTGATACCGGAGACTAGGAGGGCCCCGGTGGAGCCCGGCGAGGAGGTGGAGGTTTGGCTGTTCAAGGACCCTAGCTACAAGGGAGCTATAGTAGGCGATACCGACGTAGCCGTGGACGCCGTCGTTGAGAGGCTTGACTATCCCCCGAAAATGTTACCCTTGGGTAGCTACAGCGGCGCCTACGCCTCTAAGATGTCGTTGCGTTCCGTCTGGATTTCGCCGGAGGCGGTCGGGAAAGAGGTAGAGGTGGAAGTGGTGGCCGTGGGGAGGGGAGAGCGCGTCGGAGTGCCCCACAAGTCGTCCTTCTTGTATCCCTTCTTCTCCAAGTTCTTGGAGGTGGAGGGTATAAGTAGGGAGGAGCTCCAGAAGAGGTTCGTGAGGGTTACCATGCCGACCCCTCAAGCCTTGGCGTCCGCCGTGGCCAGCGGGGAGGTGGACGCGGCGATAACCACTAGGAACGCGGCAGAAGCATTGGGCTTGGACTGGAGGCCCTTGAGTAAGGCTAAGCTATACATAGGCTGGACGGAAGACCACGCCGAGCTGGGGAGGGAGGTGCTCAATGAGTTCCTACGCCGCGGAGGTTAG
- a CDS encoding ABC transporter ATP-binding protein has translation MSSYAAEVRDVWKVYAAGGSSYPALRGVTLKIPKGSFVVVLGPSGSGKSTLLHLLGALDTPTKGEVIIAGKNVKELDEEGRARLRREYVGFVFQKFYLINRLSAVENVELPMLAKGLPKAERRRRALALLKKVGLGEKAFRRPTELSGGEQQRVAIARALANDPDIILADEPTGNLDTANATRIMKLLEALNVEMGKTVVVVTHNPEHTRYANYVVRIRDGKVESVEEGGRPAGDPSLLLA, from the coding sequence ATGAGTTCCTACGCCGCGGAGGTTAGGGACGTGTGGAAGGTCTACGCGGCCGGAGGCTCCTCCTACCCGGCGTTGAGAGGAGTTACCTTGAAGATACCCAAGGGGAGCTTCGTGGTCGTCTTGGGTCCCTCGGGCTCCGGCAAGAGCACGCTCTTACACTTACTGGGGGCGCTGGACACCCCGACGAAGGGGGAAGTGATAATAGCTGGAAAGAACGTGAAGGAACTCGACGAAGAGGGCAGAGCGAGGCTCAGGAGGGAGTACGTGGGCTTCGTCTTTCAGAAGTTCTACCTGATAAATAGGTTGAGCGCCGTGGAGAACGTGGAGCTGCCCATGCTGGCCAAAGGCCTCCCGAAGGCGGAGAGGCGACGAAGGGCCTTAGCCTTACTTAAGAAGGTCGGTTTGGGCGAGAAGGCGTTCAGAAGGCCCACGGAGCTCTCCGGAGGGGAACAGCAGAGGGTAGCCATAGCGAGGGCCCTTGCCAACGACCCGGACATAATACTTGCTGACGAGCCCACGGGTAACCTAGATACGGCCAACGCGACGAGGATAATGAAGTTATTGGAGGCCCTCAACGTGGAGATGGGAAAAACCGTGGTTGTGGTGACTCACAACCCGGAACACACGAGGTACGCGAACTACGTAGTGAGGATAAGGGACGGAAAAGTGGAGAGCGTTGAGGAGGGCGGGAGGCCCGCCGGAGACCCCTCGTTACTCCTCGCTTGA